A genomic stretch from Microbacterium proteolyticum includes:
- the sufC gene encoding Fe-S cluster assembly ATPase SufC: MSVLEIRDLHVTVETENGTTPILNGVTLTLRTGETHAIMGPNGSGKSTLAYTIAGHPKYTVTSGSITLDGEDVLEMSVDERARAGLFLAMQYPVEIPGVTVTNFLRTAKTAIDGEAPAIRTWTKDVKGAMQNLRMDAKFAQRNVNEGFSGGEKKRHEILQLELLKPKIAVLDETDSGLDVDALKIVSEGVNRAKEQTDLGVLLITHYTRILRYIRPDFVHVVVKGKIVEEGGPELADRLEEEGYDRFLEAGTPIDA; this comes from the coding sequence ATGTCTGTCCTCGAGATCCGCGACCTCCACGTGACGGTCGAGACGGAGAACGGTACGACCCCGATCCTCAACGGTGTCACGCTGACGCTGCGCACCGGTGAGACCCACGCCATCATGGGCCCCAACGGCTCCGGCAAGTCGACCCTGGCGTACACCATCGCCGGTCACCCCAAGTACACCGTCACGAGCGGATCCATCACGCTCGACGGTGAGGACGTGCTCGAGATGAGCGTCGACGAGCGTGCGCGCGCCGGTCTCTTCCTCGCGATGCAGTACCCGGTCGAGATCCCCGGCGTGACCGTCACCAACTTCCTCCGCACCGCCAAGACGGCCATCGACGGCGAGGCGCCGGCGATCCGCACCTGGACCAAGGACGTCAAGGGCGCGATGCAGAACCTGCGCATGGACGCGAAGTTCGCGCAGCGCAACGTCAACGAGGGCTTCTCCGGCGGCGAGAAGAAGCGCCACGAGATCCTTCAGCTCGAGCTGCTGAAGCCGAAGATCGCCGTCCTCGACGAGACCGATTCCGGTCTGGACGTCGACGCGCTGAAGATCGTGTCGGAGGGCGTCAACCGCGCCAAGGAGCAGACCGACCTCGGCGTCCTGCTCATCACGCACTACACCCGCATTCTGCGCTACATCCGGCCCGACTTCGTACACGTCGTCGTCAAGGGGAAGATCGTCGAAGAGGGCGGCCCCGAGCTCGCCGATCGTCTCGAGGAAGAGGGTTACGACCGTTTCCTCGAGGCCGGTACCCCGATCGACGCGTAA
- a CDS encoding metal-sulfur cluster assembly factor, producing MTATLAPEKYDEVTEALKDVMDPELGINVVDLGLIYDLAWDDENDALVIHMTLTSAGCPLTDVLEEQTAQALDNVVDRFRINWVWMPPWGPERITDDGRDMMRALGFAI from the coding sequence ATGACCGCAACCCTCGCGCCCGAGAAGTACGACGAGGTCACCGAGGCCCTGAAAGACGTCATGGACCCCGAACTGGGGATCAACGTCGTCGACCTGGGACTCATCTACGACCTCGCGTGGGATGACGAGAACGACGCGCTCGTCATCCACATGACCCTCACCTCGGCGGGATGCCCGCTGACCGACGTGCTCGAAGAGCAGACGGCGCAGGCCCTCGACAACGTCGTGGACCGTTTCCGCATCAACTGGGTGTGGATGCCGCCGTGGGGTCCCGAGCGGATCACCGACGACGGCCGCGACATGATGCGCGCCCTCGGTTTCGCGATCTGA
- a CDS encoding MalY/PatB family protein: MSVPPLQALPLELLRQRSSTKWRSYGDDVIPMFVAETDFALAPAITAALHRAVEIGDTGYTPPRPGIDLDFADYAERRWGWRPDTARIRWTGDVMMGVVEVLRAVTAPGDRVVVTPPVYPPFYDTVEEAGAVVERVPLVDDGERWSLDLDGIERALADGARSVLLCNPHNPTGTVHSRESLAALARLAHRYGATVVSDEIHAPLTHAPAVFTPFLDAAPEAAAVGYTVTSASKTYNLAGLKCAVIVTGSEETAAVVRALPWEVEWRAGLFGVIANRAAFAPDSDQWLEALLAALDHNRRLLADLLAEHLPLARYRIPDAGFLAWVDVSAYGWGANPAPFIRREAKVALHHGPLFGEEGVGHVRINVGCDPEVLRDAVERIGRLAAAAGADAGGSSLAGTSLVASEDR; this comes from the coding sequence ATGAGCGTTCCTCCGTTGCAAGCCCTGCCGCTCGAGCTCCTGCGTCAGCGTTCGAGCACGAAGTGGCGCTCGTACGGCGACGACGTCATCCCGATGTTCGTGGCCGAGACGGATTTCGCCCTCGCGCCTGCGATCACCGCGGCGCTGCATCGGGCCGTCGAGATCGGCGACACCGGGTACACCCCGCCGCGGCCGGGCATCGACCTCGACTTCGCCGACTACGCCGAGCGCCGGTGGGGCTGGCGACCCGACACGGCACGCATCCGCTGGACGGGCGACGTGATGATGGGCGTCGTCGAGGTGCTGCGCGCGGTGACGGCCCCCGGCGATCGGGTGGTCGTGACGCCTCCCGTCTACCCGCCGTTCTACGACACGGTGGAGGAGGCCGGCGCCGTGGTCGAGCGGGTGCCGCTCGTCGACGACGGCGAGCGGTGGTCTCTCGATCTCGACGGCATCGAACGGGCGTTGGCCGATGGCGCGCGGTCGGTGTTGCTCTGCAACCCGCACAACCCGACCGGTACGGTGCACTCCCGGGAGTCGCTCGCCGCCCTCGCGCGCCTCGCGCACCGTTACGGTGCCACCGTCGTCAGCGACGAGATCCACGCGCCGCTGACGCACGCGCCCGCCGTGTTCACGCCGTTCCTGGATGCCGCGCCCGAGGCGGCGGCGGTCGGGTACACCGTGACGAGCGCGAGCAAGACCTACAACCTCGCGGGCCTGAAGTGCGCGGTGATCGTGACCGGCTCCGAAGAGACGGCCGCGGTGGTGCGGGCTCTGCCGTGGGAGGTCGAGTGGCGCGCCGGGCTGTTCGGCGTCATCGCCAACCGCGCAGCCTTCGCACCCGACAGCGACCAGTGGCTCGAGGCGCTGCTGGCGGCCCTCGATCACAACCGCCGGTTGCTGGCCGACCTGCTGGCCGAGCACCTGCCGCTGGCCCGGTACCGGATCCCGGATGCCGGGTTCCTCGCTTGGGTCGATGTCTCGGCCTACGGGTGGGGTGCCAATCCCGCGCCGTTCATCCGCCGCGAGGCAAAGGTCGCGCTGCACCACGGACCGCTCTTCGGGGAAGAGGGCGTGGGGCACGTGCGCATCAACGTCGGGTGCGACCCGGAGGTGCTGCGCGACGCGGTCGAGCGGATCGGTCGTCTGGCGGCCGCGGCCGGTGCGGACGCGGGCGGATCGTCCCTCGCCGGGACGTCGCTCGTGGCATCCGAAGATAGGTAA
- a CDS encoding siderophore-interacting protein: MITATRPAYRPYVATVKAAQRLSPHFVRVTFTSPDFDVFGTDRRDQRVKLVLPGADGRVCDIGQDDPDAIANGEWYTRWRDLPDEERMPFRTYTVRRIDPGALELDIDFVVHHDAGPAGSWAEAATVGDQLVVVGPDARSPESAQGIDFHPGTARRILLAGDETAAPAICAVLEGLEPGLDVDAFIEVPTVDDALPVGSGDARVHWLARGDRPHGEALIEAIEGWTTASSDVLARAAAPRPQVLEDIDLEVELLWDSPDDAEGEFYAWIAGESSTVKLLRRMLVSGCGVDRGRVAFMGYWRAGQVERTA, from the coding sequence GTGATCACCGCTACGCGCCCCGCCTACCGCCCGTACGTCGCGACGGTGAAGGCCGCGCAGCGGCTGTCGCCGCACTTCGTGCGCGTGACGTTCACGTCGCCCGACTTCGACGTCTTCGGCACCGATCGCCGGGATCAGCGCGTCAAGCTCGTGCTCCCCGGAGCTGACGGGCGCGTCTGCGACATCGGGCAGGACGATCCGGATGCCATCGCGAACGGCGAGTGGTACACCCGGTGGCGCGATCTGCCCGATGAGGAGCGGATGCCGTTCCGCACGTACACCGTGCGACGGATCGATCCCGGGGCGCTCGAGCTCGACATCGACTTCGTCGTGCACCATGACGCGGGTCCGGCGGGGTCATGGGCGGAGGCGGCGACGGTCGGCGACCAGCTCGTCGTGGTGGGCCCCGACGCCCGCAGCCCCGAGTCCGCGCAGGGCATCGATTTCCATCCCGGCACGGCGCGTCGGATCCTGCTCGCCGGCGACGAGACCGCGGCCCCGGCGATCTGCGCCGTGCTCGAGGGGCTGGAGCCCGGACTCGACGTCGATGCGTTCATCGAGGTGCCGACCGTCGACGACGCCCTGCCGGTGGGCAGCGGCGATGCGCGCGTGCACTGGTTGGCGCGCGGCGATCGCCCCCACGGCGAGGCCCTGATCGAGGCCATCGAGGGGTGGACGACGGCATCCTCAGACGTGCTGGCGCGCGCGGCGGCGCCGCGTCCGCAGGTGCTCGAAGACATCGACCTCGAGGTCGAGCTTCTGTGGGACAGCCCCGACGACGCCGAGGGCGAGTTCTACGCGTGGATCGCGGGGGAGTCCTCGACCGTCAAGCTGCTGCGTCGCATGCTCGTGTCGGGATGCGGCGTCGACCGCGGCCGCGTGGCGTTCATGGGGTACTGGCGCGCGGGTCAGGTCGAACGGACGGCCTGA
- a CDS encoding ABC transporter ATP-binding protein: MTIERSLAAEGVTLGYGDRTIVDSLDLRIPAGRVTTIVGANACGKSTLLKAMARLLTPSSGQVLLDGKVIHRLPTKQVARVLGLLPQSPIAPDGIAVSDLVSRGRHPHQGALSRWTSADDTAVARALEATDVTHLADRPVDELSGGQRQRVWIAMALAQETDVLLLDEPTTFLDISHQIDVLDLLTDLNRERGTTVAMVLHDLNLAARYADHLVAMAQGEVIAAGDPAEVLTEETVRSVFGLDSRVVPDPLTGRPMVIPIGRHHTVAEPEQAHTGSRA, encoded by the coding sequence ATGACCATCGAGCGCTCCCTGGCGGCCGAGGGCGTCACCCTCGGCTACGGCGACCGGACCATCGTCGATTCCCTCGACCTGCGAATCCCCGCGGGCCGAGTGACCACCATCGTCGGCGCCAACGCATGCGGCAAGTCGACGCTGCTGAAGGCGATGGCGCGACTGCTCACCCCGTCGTCCGGTCAGGTGCTGCTCGACGGCAAAGTCATCCACCGCCTCCCGACCAAGCAGGTCGCACGCGTGCTCGGCCTGCTGCCGCAGTCGCCGATCGCCCCCGACGGCATCGCCGTCTCCGACCTCGTCAGCCGGGGCCGACACCCCCACCAGGGTGCCCTGTCGCGGTGGACGAGCGCCGACGACACCGCCGTCGCCCGAGCCCTCGAGGCGACCGACGTCACGCACCTGGCCGATCGTCCGGTGGACGAGCTGAGCGGTGGGCAGCGCCAGCGCGTGTGGATCGCCATGGCTCTGGCGCAGGAGACCGACGTGCTGCTGCTCGACGAGCCCACCACGTTCCTCGACATCAGCCACCAGATCGACGTGCTCGACCTGCTGACCGACCTCAACCGCGAGCGGGGCACGACGGTCGCCATGGTGCTGCACGACCTCAACCTCGCGGCGCGCTACGCCGACCACCTCGTCGCCATGGCGCAAGGCGAGGTGATCGCGGCGGGAGATCCCGCCGAGGTCCTCACCGAAGAGACGGTGCGAAGCGTCTTCGGCCTCGACAGCCGCGTGGTACCGGATCCACTGACCGGGCGTCCCATGGTCATCCCCATCGGCCGGCACCACACCGTCGCGGAGCCCGAGCAGGCGCACACGGGTTCGCGGGCGTAA
- a CDS encoding FecCD family ABC transporter permease, which translates to MSTDVLSAPAVDAVTLVRAGRRRRRTRWAVVTGILAAAVVIAFALSLMLGQTAYSPAEVWGVLTGQRVPGASFTVGELRLPRAVTGLLTGLCFGMGGVVFQSMLRNALASPDVIGINTGASAAAVIGIVVLGVGETAVSVMAMAAALAVALSIYLLAYRKGGSGARLILVGIGVAAMCQAVVSYVISRAAEWDLPAAMRWITGNLNDATWDRALPVAGAVFVLAPVLLVLARRLEILRMGDETAAAVGLPVERSRMLLIVAAVGLLAFGTAAAGPIAFVSFLAGPIAVRLLGPVGSPVLPAGLVGALLVLVADYCAQFAFGTRLPVGVITGVLGAPYLIYLLVRSSRSGGTTL; encoded by the coding sequence GTGAGCACCGACGTCCTCTCGGCACCCGCGGTCGACGCCGTGACCCTCGTGCGGGCAGGGCGCCGCCGCCGCCGCACGCGGTGGGCGGTGGTCACCGGCATCCTGGCCGCGGCCGTCGTGATCGCCTTCGCCCTCTCGCTCATGCTCGGTCAGACCGCGTACTCCCCCGCCGAGGTCTGGGGCGTGTTGACCGGTCAGCGTGTGCCCGGCGCGTCCTTCACCGTCGGCGAGCTGCGCCTGCCGCGCGCCGTCACGGGCCTGTTGACCGGCCTGTGTTTCGGCATGGGCGGAGTCGTGTTCCAGTCGATGCTCCGCAATGCCCTCGCAAGCCCCGACGTCATCGGCATCAACACCGGCGCCAGCGCCGCCGCCGTGATCGGCATCGTCGTGCTCGGTGTCGGCGAGACCGCCGTGTCGGTCATGGCGATGGCCGCCGCCCTCGCCGTGGCCCTGTCGATCTACCTTCTCGCCTACCGCAAGGGCGGCTCCGGGGCGCGGCTCATCCTCGTGGGCATCGGCGTCGCCGCCATGTGCCAGGCCGTCGTCTCGTACGTCATCTCACGCGCGGCCGAATGGGACCTCCCCGCCGCCATGCGCTGGATCACCGGCAACCTCAACGACGCCACCTGGGACCGCGCGCTGCCCGTGGCAGGGGCCGTGTTCGTGCTCGCACCCGTCCTCCTGGTGCTCGCGCGACGTCTCGAGATCCTGCGCATGGGCGACGAGACGGCCGCGGCCGTCGGCCTCCCCGTCGAGCGCAGCCGGATGCTGCTGATCGTCGCGGCCGTCGGTCTGCTCGCCTTCGGCACGGCCGCCGCCGGCCCCATCGCGTTCGTGTCGTTCCTCGCCGGCCCCATCGCCGTGCGCCTGCTCGGCCCGGTCGGCTCCCCCGTGCTGCCGGCGGGCCTCGTGGGGGCACTCCTGGTGCTCGTGGCCGACTACTGCGCCCAGTTCGCCTTCGGTACACGGCTGCCGGTGGGCGTCATCACGGGCGTGCTGGGCGCTCCCTATCTCATCTACCTGCTCGTGCGAAGCAGTCGATCCGGAGGAACCACGCTATGA
- a CDS encoding FecCD family ABC transporter permease, whose translation MTVLAPASTAPGVTRSRARGRRRVLWLVVLVAALLLAGVLSVTFGARDVAFADIWAGLTGSTDTASAAAVGKRVPRTILAMLVGAALAVAGAVLQGATRNPLADPQILGINGGASLAIVTGIAFFGLSSASAYIWTGMIGAGAAAVFVYAIGSLGRGGPTPLRLALAGAVTAVAFSSLISAILLPRINVMSVFRFWQVGGVGGATPDTIGQVLPFLVVGFVICLLSASALNTLALGDELAAGLGARVRTARLTASAGAVILCGAATAVAGPIGFVGLVVPHICRLIVGVDHRWLLPVSAAGGAILLTVSDVVGRVIARPEEIEVGIVTALIGAPFFIALVRRQKMRAL comes from the coding sequence ATGACCGTTCTCGCTCCGGCCTCGACCGCCCCCGGCGTCACGCGCTCGCGTGCCCGGGGGCGGCGACGCGTGCTCTGGCTCGTCGTGCTCGTGGCGGCCCTTCTTCTCGCCGGAGTGCTCTCGGTCACCTTCGGCGCGCGCGACGTCGCGTTCGCCGACATCTGGGCGGGCCTGACCGGGTCGACCGATACCGCGTCGGCGGCCGCGGTCGGCAAGCGCGTGCCGCGCACGATCCTGGCCATGCTCGTCGGCGCCGCCCTCGCGGTCGCCGGAGCCGTGCTGCAGGGAGCCACCCGCAATCCGCTCGCCGACCCGCAGATCCTCGGTATCAACGGCGGCGCGTCGCTCGCGATCGTCACCGGTATCGCGTTCTTCGGCCTCAGCTCGGCCTCGGCCTACATCTGGACCGGCATGATCGGTGCGGGCGCCGCAGCCGTCTTCGTCTACGCGATCGGTTCCCTCGGCCGCGGAGGCCCGACCCCGCTGCGGCTCGCGCTGGCGGGCGCGGTCACCGCGGTCGCCTTCAGCTCGCTCATCAGCGCCATCCTGCTGCCCCGGATCAACGTGATGAGCGTCTTCCGGTTCTGGCAGGTGGGCGGTGTCGGAGGCGCGACCCCCGACACGATCGGTCAGGTGCTCCCCTTCCTCGTCGTGGGATTCGTGATCTGCCTGCTGAGCGCGTCCGCGCTGAACACCCTCGCCCTCGGCGACGAGCTCGCCGCGGGCCTGGGCGCCCGCGTGCGCACCGCACGCCTGACCGCATCCGCGGGAGCCGTCATCCTGTGCGGCGCGGCCACCGCCGTCGCCGGCCCGATCGGTTTCGTCGGTCTCGTCGTCCCCCACATCTGCCGGCTCATCGTCGGCGTCGATCACCGCTGGCTCCTGCCCGTGTCCGCCGCCGGCGGCGCCATCCTGCTCACGGTCTCCGACGTCGTGGGCCGTGTCATCGCACGTCCCGAAGAGATCGAGGTCGGCATCGTCACCGCTCTGATCGGAGCGCCGTTCTTCATCGCCCTCGTGCGCCGCCAGAAGATGAGGGCCCTGTGA
- a CDS encoding iron-siderophore ABC transporter substrate-binding protein, translating into MSRFRALAALAAGSALVLTGCAGTSAAPGAEEGSTESAGGSFPVTIDHAFGETTIEAQPERVVTVSWGNQEAALALGVVPVAMPKVTWGDEDGDGLLPWVKDKLDELGAETPTLMDETDGFDYEAIADAQPDVILGAYSGMTQEQYDTLSKIAPVVAFPEVAWGTSWQEMTLTDAKALGREEQAEELIADLEQHVTDASAKYPALAGKKTLFTYLDPTDLSTLGYYSTLDPRAAYLTELGLTPSSAVEESSKDAATFWFTQSTENIETFSDVDVIVGYGTPELLAQLQADPLWSRIPAIKSGAFATLTDDTTIAAAANPSPLSIGTSYGDEYIDLVGAASEKAGS; encoded by the coding sequence GTGTCCCGATTCCGCGCTCTGGCGGCCCTCGCCGCCGGTTCCGCCCTCGTCCTCACCGGCTGCGCCGGCACCTCCGCCGCACCGGGCGCCGAGGAGGGCTCGACCGAGTCCGCCGGCGGCTCCTTCCCGGTGACGATCGACCACGCCTTCGGCGAGACGACCATCGAGGCCCAGCCCGAGCGCGTCGTCACCGTCAGCTGGGGTAACCAGGAGGCCGCCCTCGCCCTCGGCGTCGTGCCGGTCGCCATGCCGAAGGTCACCTGGGGCGATGAGGACGGCGACGGCCTGCTCCCCTGGGTCAAGGACAAGCTTGACGAGCTGGGCGCCGAAACCCCGACCCTCATGGACGAGACCGACGGCTTCGACTACGAGGCCATCGCCGACGCGCAGCCCGATGTCATCCTGGGCGCCTACTCCGGCATGACGCAGGAGCAATACGACACCCTCAGCAAGATCGCCCCCGTCGTGGCGTTCCCCGAGGTCGCCTGGGGCACCTCGTGGCAGGAGATGACCCTGACGGATGCCAAGGCCCTCGGCCGCGAGGAGCAGGCGGAGGAGCTCATCGCCGACCTCGAGCAGCACGTCACCGATGCGTCCGCGAAGTACCCCGCCCTCGCGGGTAAGAAGACGCTGTTCACCTACCTCGATCCGACCGACCTCAGCACGCTGGGCTACTACTCGACGCTCGACCCGCGCGCGGCGTACCTCACCGAGCTCGGGCTCACCCCGTCGTCGGCCGTCGAGGAGTCCAGCAAGGATGCCGCGACCTTCTGGTTCACGCAGAGCACCGAGAACATCGAGACCTTCTCCGATGTCGATGTCATCGTCGGCTACGGCACGCCCGAGCTGCTCGCTCAGCTGCAGGCCGACCCGCTGTGGTCGCGCATCCCGGCCATCAAGTCCGGGGCCTTCGCCACCCTGACCGACGACACCACCATCGCCGCAGCGGCCAACCCCAGCCCGCTGTCGATCGGCACCTCCTACGGCGACGAGTACATCGACCTGGTCGGCGCCGCCTCGGAGAAGGCCGGCTCCTGA
- a CDS encoding ABC-F family ATP-binding cassette domain-containing protein translates to MLAVHDLEIRVGARVLMSDVAFRVSDGDKIGLVGRNGAGKTTLTKVLAGDLLPSNGGVDRSGELGYLPQDPRSGDPEMLARTRILDARGLGSLALGMHEASLAMADDDAAVAAKAMKKYARLTEQFEAAGGYAAEAEAASIAHNLSLPDRILDQPLKTLSGGQRRRIELARILFSDAQTMILDEPTNHLDADSVVWLREFLKGYKGGLIVISHDVELVGETVNRVFYLDANRQVIDVYNMNWKNYLRQRVADEERRKKERANVEKKATALQLQAARFGAKASKAAAAHQMVARAEKMLSGLDDVRQDERVAKLRFPKPAPCGKTPLMASGLSKSYGSLEIFTDVDLAIDRGSRVVILGLNGAGKTTLLRILAGVDKPDTGQLEPGHGLKIGYYAQEHENLDVHRSVLDNMMSAAPHITATEARKVLGSFLFVGDDVLKPAGVLSGGEKTRLSLATLVVSSANMLLLDEPTNNLDPASREEILGALAHYEGAVVLVSHDEGAVEALNPERVLILPDGVEDIWGRDYADLITLA, encoded by the coding sequence GTGCTCGCCGTGCACGACCTCGAGATCCGCGTGGGCGCCCGCGTGCTCATGTCCGACGTGGCGTTCCGCGTCTCCGACGGCGACAAGATCGGCCTCGTCGGGCGCAACGGTGCGGGCAAGACGACCCTGACCAAGGTGCTCGCCGGCGATCTGCTGCCCTCGAACGGCGGCGTCGACCGGTCGGGCGAGCTCGGCTACCTGCCGCAGGACCCGCGCTCGGGAGACCCCGAGATGCTCGCGCGCACGCGCATCCTCGACGCCCGCGGGCTCGGTTCGCTCGCCCTGGGCATGCACGAGGCGTCGCTGGCGATGGCCGACGACGACGCCGCGGTGGCGGCGAAGGCGATGAAGAAGTACGCCCGTCTCACCGAGCAGTTCGAGGCGGCCGGTGGGTACGCGGCCGAGGCCGAGGCGGCATCCATCGCCCACAACCTCTCCCTCCCCGACCGCATCCTCGATCAGCCGCTGAAGACCCTCTCGGGTGGACAGCGGCGCCGCATCGAGCTCGCGCGCATCCTCTTCTCCGACGCGCAGACGATGATCCTCGACGAGCCGACCAACCACCTCGACGCCGACAGCGTCGTGTGGCTGCGCGAGTTCCTCAAGGGCTACAAGGGCGGGCTCATCGTCATCTCGCACGATGTCGAGCTCGTCGGCGAGACGGTCAACCGGGTCTTCTACCTCGATGCCAACCGCCAGGTCATCGACGTCTACAACATGAACTGGAAGAACTACCTGCGCCAGCGGGTGGCCGACGAGGAGCGCCGCAAGAAGGAGCGCGCCAACGTCGAGAAGAAGGCCACCGCTCTGCAGCTGCAGGCCGCGCGCTTCGGCGCCAAGGCGTCGAAGGCCGCCGCGGCGCACCAGATGGTCGCCCGTGCCGAGAAGATGCTCTCGGGCCTGGATGACGTGCGTCAGGACGAGCGGGTCGCCAAGCTCCGCTTCCCCAAGCCCGCGCCGTGCGGCAAGACGCCCCTCATGGCATCCGGCCTGTCGAAGTCGTACGGGTCGCTGGAGATCTTCACCGACGTCGACCTCGCGATCGACCGCGGCTCGCGCGTCGTCATCCTGGGTCTGAACGGTGCGGGTAAGACGACGCTGCTGCGCATCCTCGCGGGCGTCGACAAGCCCGACACCGGTCAGCTCGAGCCCGGTCACGGCCTGAAGATCGGCTACTACGCGCAGGAGCACGAGAATCTCGACGTGCACCGCTCGGTGCTCGACAACATGATGTCGGCGGCGCCGCACATCACCGCCACCGAGGCACGCAAGGTGCTGGGCTCGTTCCTGTTTGTCGGCGACGACGTGCTCAAGCCCGCGGGTGTGCTCTCGGGCGGCGAGAAGACGCGTCTGTCGCTCGCGACGCTCGTGGTGTCGTCGGCCAACATGCTGCTGCTCGACGAGCCCACCAACAACCTCGACCCCGCCTCGCGCGAGGAGATCCTCGGCGCGCTGGCGCACTACGAGGGTGCCGTCGTGCTCGTCTCGCACGACGAGGGTGCTGTCGAGGCGCTGAACCCTGAGCGCGTGCTCATCCTCCCCGACGGCGTGGAAGACATCTGGGGCCGCGACTACGCGGACCTGATCACCCTGGCGTAG
- the menC gene encoding o-succinylbenzoate synthase, producing MHLLSLDLLTLRLPLVSPFRTSFGVQTERTPLIVRVEAAVGDRTVIGWGECVALPRPVYSSEFLEGARHVIATELAPAIVAAQTEGHEVTAENVAGLFEHVRGNRMAKAAVEMAVIDAQLRASGRSFASWLGVDADRVPSGVSVGIHDSIPALLAAIDGYLAQGYRRVKLKIEPGWDVEPVRAVRERFGDIPLQVDANTAYRLGDAAHLRRLDPFDLLLIEQPLGDEDLRQHAVLARELRTPVCLDESIVSAESAADAIALGATSVVNVKPGRVGGYVEARRVHDVARAHGVPVWCGGMLETGIGRAANAALAGLPGFTLTGDISASDRFYREDITDPITLDEEGFIAIPTSPGFGVEPDDDRIRAFTEHREWVSLG from the coding sequence ATGCACCTGCTTTCTCTCGACCTGCTCACCCTGCGCCTGCCGCTGGTGAGCCCTTTCCGCACGTCCTTCGGTGTCCAGACCGAACGCACCCCCCTGATCGTCCGCGTCGAAGCCGCCGTCGGCGACCGCACCGTCATCGGGTGGGGCGAGTGCGTCGCGCTCCCCCGGCCGGTCTACTCGTCCGAGTTCCTCGAGGGCGCCCGCCACGTCATCGCCACGGAACTCGCCCCGGCCATCGTGGCCGCGCAGACCGAGGGGCACGAGGTCACCGCCGAGAACGTCGCGGGGCTGTTCGAGCACGTCCGCGGCAACCGCATGGCCAAGGCCGCGGTCGAGATGGCGGTGATCGACGCACAACTGCGCGCGAGCGGCCGCTCGTTCGCATCTTGGCTGGGAGTGGATGCCGATCGCGTGCCGTCGGGGGTGAGTGTCGGCATCCACGACTCGATCCCCGCGTTGCTCGCCGCGATCGACGGGTATCTCGCCCAGGGATACCGGCGCGTGAAGCTGAAGATCGAGCCGGGGTGGGACGTCGAGCCCGTCCGCGCCGTCCGCGAACGCTTCGGCGACATTCCGCTCCAGGTCGACGCCAACACCGCCTACCGATTGGGTGACGCCGCGCATCTGCGCCGACTCGACCCCTTCGACCTGCTCCTGATCGAGCAGCCGCTCGGCGATGAGGATCTGCGCCAGCACGCCGTGCTGGCCCGCGAACTGCGCACCCCGGTGTGCCTGGATGAGTCGATCGTGTCGGCCGAGTCGGCGGCGGATGCCATCGCGCTCGGCGCCACCTCGGTCGTCAACGTCAAGCCGGGCCGCGTCGGCGGCTATGTCGAGGCGCGTCGCGTGCACGACGTCGCGCGAGCGCACGGGGTTCCCGTGTGGTGCGGGGGGATGCTCGAGACGGGCATCGGACGAGCGGCGAACGCCGCCCTGGCGGGCCTGCCCGGCTTCACGCTCACGGGCGACATCTCGGCATCCGACCGCTTCTACCGAGAAGACATCACCGACCCGATCACGCTCGACGAGGAGGGGTTCATCGCGATCCCGACGTCACCCGGCTTCGGCGTGGAGCCGGACGACGACCGGATCCGCGCGTTCACCGAACACCGCGAGTGGGTGTCGCTGGGCTGA